AATGGAACCGAAGGCGACACCAAGGACAGCGCCGCTATATCCTTCCAGTGTTGTGACCAATTCCCCATTAATTTGCCATAGTTTAATTGTGCGGTCTGAAGATGCCGAGGCAATCAGTTCTCCATCGGGACTAAACGCCACCCCATTAACTTCTGCATTGTGACCCCTCAGCGTCATCAATTCTGTGCCATTGCGATTCCAAAGTTTCACTGTCTCGTCGTCGGAGACGGAAACGATTGTTTTCCCATCGGGACTGAAAGCCGCGTCGTTGACAACGCTGTTGTGTCCTTCCAAGGTTGCGAGTAAGGTTCCGTCGGGTTGCCACAATTTAACGGTTTTATCAAAACTCGCTGACGCGATCGCGTCCCCTTGTAAACTGTAAGCAATCCCTCGTAATTCGCCGCGATGACCTTTGAGGGTTTTAAGAAAGCGACCGTCTCGACTCCAAAGTTTAATATCATTATCGCCACCTCCAGAAACCAGTATTTTGCCGTCTGGACTAAAATCAACCTCCCACACCGTTGCACTGTGTCCGTGGAGAAGTTTGAGGTGCTGGCTGTTGGGTTTCCACAGTCTAACGGTTCCATCATTACTCGCAGATGCCAGCATTTGACCGTCGGAACGAAAGGCAACTTGCCAAACCTCCCCATCGGAACCGCTAAGAGTGGTTATGAGTTGACCGTCGCGCTGCCACAACTTTACTGTTTTATCGCGACTTCCCGTTGCCAAAATTTGTCCGTCGGGACTGAATGCCAGTCCGTAGACTTCATCGGTGTGACCCTCTAAGGTTTTTGCTAAGGTTCCATCTCGCCGCCACAGTTTCACCGTTTTGTCATCGGAAGCGGAAGCAATGAGTTCCCCATCGGGACTGAATGCCACGCCGTAGATTTCATCGGTATGACCTTTGAGGGTTTTTGCTAAAGTGCCATCTCGCCGCCACAGTTTGACGGTTTTGTCATCGGAAGCAGAGGCGATGAGTTCCCCATCGGGACTGAACGCCACGCGAACTATTGTTCCGCCATGTCCTTCGAGAGTTTTAAAGAGTGCGCCGTTTCCCTTCCCATCGATTTGCCACAATCTCACGGTATTATCCCGACTCCCGGAGACTAAAAATTTGCCGTCAGGACTGAAGTCAATGCCAAGAATCCCCCCCTGATGTCCTTTTAGGGTGGCGAGAAGGGTTCCATCCAGTCGCCAGAGTTTGATGGTTTTATCCTGACTCGATGTGGCAATCTGTTGACCGTCGGGACTAAATGCCAGATCGTAAATGGTGGCGCGGTGTCCAGTGAGGGTTCGCAGTAGGCGACCGTTTTTGTCCCAAAGTTTGAGGGTTCTGTCTCGACCTGCGGTGGCGATAAATTCTTGATTGGGACTGAATGCCACTGACCAAACCCCGTCGCTGTGGTGGGAGAGACGGTTGTATTCTTGCACCCAGTCAACGGATTGCTGGAGGACTTTGGCAACGCGGCGATGGATTTTCGGTTCGGTTTCTCCCAGGCGGTCGAGTTGGCGTTTGGCGCGAATGGCTTCGATGAGTGCGTCGAGTTTTCGTTCGGAGGCGAAGAGATTTTCTGAGGAGGTCGCGATCGCGCTCAGTTCATTTTTCGCGGCTGTGCGATACTGGATAAAGTTGGCAATCCCCAACCCTGATGAGATTGCCAGGGCGGTGCTGATGGCAATGAGGAGGAATCGTTGGTATTTTGAGCTTTTTTTCTCTTCTTCCAATCGTGCGGTCATTTCTTTGGCGCGTTCGGCTTCCCAATAAATTTGCGCTTCTTGTTGGGCGAGTTTTTGGGAGGCGTTGAGGAAGTGATACTCTTGCGGTGTAAGGCTTTTATCGGTTGCCCAAGCAAGGGCTTGTTGCAGGGTTTGACCGCGCAGCAACCGAGAGGTGTCGGCGCGGCGAGACTCCTCCCAGGCGATAATAGCGTCGTGATAGGGACGAATCCTTTCCAGTTCGCGATCGATCCAGGCAAGGTCAAAAACGGCGGCATAAATGGGGTTGCAAACTTTCAATTTCCCGTGGCGTTTGACGACTAATCCGGACAAACAGAGTAGGCGGTGTTCGGGACTGTCATCAGCTTTGAGGGGGTCTTTTTCTGTGGCGAGGAGAATTTTTTGATAGCGTCGCAATAATCGTCCGGTTTGTTGGGGATTGTGGAGGACGCGATCGCGGATTGTTCTTAAGTGTACGGGTTCGTCGTTTCCTTCCCAATTTTCAATCAGGCGCGAATTTACTATTTTTTCAACGGTTTCTGCTTCTTTTCCTCTGGCAATTTCTTCCCCAGAAGTGACGACCAATTGACACAATTTTTGCGTGAGAAAGGGCTGTCCTCCCGTCCAATATAAAATTTCTTTGAGAACTTCTTGGGGATTTTCAACTTTCTCTTCTAAACCCTTAACCAAAGGCTGTGCTTCGTTGTATTCAAACCCCGTTAGTTCGATCGCGCATCCGATATTAAACGGCGTTTTTGTGGGATCTCGCACCAAATCGGAAGGGGTGGCAACGCCGAATAAAGCAAAAGT
This region of Lusitaniella coriacea LEGE 07157 genomic DNA includes:
- a CDS encoding WD40 domain-containing protein, which encodes MNRGQSINKDSDPTPQFQVGGSLRFSDPTYVTRAADTQLLKALEAGEFCYVLNSRQMGKSSLRVRAMQSLKAKKYACSGIDLTRIGSEEISPKQWYKGIISELERGFRLFGKIDKNWRTEQEKFSPVQRLNRFIEEILLVQIPEQNIVIFLDEIDSVLSLKFPVDDFFALIRACYNQRSENPAYDRVTFALFGVATPSDLVRDPTKTPFNIGCAIELTGFEYNEAQPLVKGLEEKVENPQEVLKEILYWTGGQPFLTQKLCQLVVTSGEEIARGKEAETVEKIVNSRLIENWEGNDEPVHLRTIRDRVLHNPQQTGRLLRRYQKILLATEKDPLKADDSPEHRLLCLSGLVVKRHGKLKVCNPIYAAVFDLAWIDRELERIRPYHDAIIAWEESRRADTSRLLRGQTLQQALAWATDKSLTPQEYHFLNASQKLAQQEAQIYWEAERAKEMTARLEEEKKSSKYQRFLLIAISTALAISSGLGIANFIQYRTAAKNELSAIATSSENLFASERKLDALIEAIRAKRQLDRLGETEPKIHRRVAKVLQQSVDWVQEYNRLSHHSDGVWSVAFSPNQEFIATAGRDRTLKLWDKNGRLLRTLTGHRATIYDLAFSPDGQQIATSSQDKTIKLWRLDGTLLATLKGHQGGILGIDFSPDGKFLVSGSRDNTVRLWQIDGKGNGALFKTLEGHGGTIVRVAFSPDGELIASASDDKTVKLWRRDGTLAKTLKGHTDEIYGVAFSPDGELIASASDDKTVKLWRRDGTLAKTLEGHTDEVYGLAFSPDGQILATGSRDKTVKLWQRDGQLITTLSGSDGEVWQVAFRSDGQMLASASNDGTVRLWKPNSQHLKLLHGHSATVWEVDFSPDGKILVSGGGDNDIKLWSRDGRFLKTLKGHRGELRGIAYSLQGDAIASASFDKTVKLWQPDGTLLATLEGHNSVVNDAAFSPDGKTIVSVSDDETVKLWNRNGTELMTLRGHNAEVNGVAFSPDGELIASASSDRTIKLWQINGELVTTLEGYSGAVLGVAFGSIENNGNDKAYILASASRDKTVKVWRVKKGISPQLIETLKEHRGGLNDLAFSADGQMLASVSDDRTIALWNADGSPVTTLFAHSSGVNGVAFSPDGKLLASASVDNTIVLWNLERNFSTDALLKYGCNWVKNYLQYNAEVEEKDRSLCDRATSSHSTSLLQEFSGK